The Microvirga thermotolerans sequence CTCGTCGGCGATGAGCGCCGCGTTGAGGGGCTGCGAGAGCTTGGAGCCATCGCGGTAGAGGGCGTTCGCCTTCAGTGCCAGCTTCCAGGAGAGCATGTAGGCATTCTTGCAGTCCTCGACCGTCGCGTCGTTCGGCATGTTGATGGTCTTGGAGATGGCGCCCGAGATGAAGGGCTGCGCCGCCGCCATCATGCGGATGTGGCTCTCCACCGAGAGGTAGCGCTTGCCGATCTTGCCGCACGGGTTGGCGCAGTCGAAGACCGGGTAGTGCTCCCGCTTCAGGTGCGGCGCGCCCTCGAGGGTCATGGCGCCGCAGATGTGGATGTTCGCCGCCTCGACGTCCGCCTTCGAGAAGCCGAGGAAGGCGAGGAGGTCGAAGGACGGGTCGTTCAGCCTGTCGGCCGGCACCTTCAGGGTCTGGGTCAGGAAGTCCTCGCCCAGCGTCCAGCGGTTGAACACGAACTTGATGTCGAACGCGCTCTTCAGGCCCTTCTCCACCGCGTCGATCTTCTCGGGGGTGAAGCCCTTCGCGGCGAGGGAGCCGGGATTGACGGCGGGCGCCTGGCGCATGGAGCCGTGGCCGACCGCGTAGGCCTCGATCTCGGCGATCTCGGACTCGCGATACCCCAGGGCGCGCAGCGCGTCGGGTACGGCCCGGTTGATGATCTTGAAGTAGCCGCCGCCGGCGAGCTTCTTGAACTTCACCAGCGCGAAGTCGGGCTCGATGCCGGTGGTGTCGCAGTCCATCACCAGGCCGATGGTGCCGGTGGGCGCGATCACCGTGGCCTGCGCGTTGCGGTAGCCGTGCTTCTCGCCGAGCTCCAGGGCGCGGTCCCAGGCGCGGCGGGCGTGGTCGACCAGGTCACGGTCGGGGCAGGCGGCGTGATCGAGCGGCACCGGGTTCACCGAGAGGCCCTCGTAGCCCTCCGACAGGCCATGCGCGGCGCGGCGGTGGTTGCGGATCACGCGCAGCATGTGCTTGGCGTTCTTCGCATATTCCGGGAACGGGCCGAGCTCGCCCGCCATCTCGGCGGAGGTGGCATAGGACACGCCGGTCATGATGGCGGTGATCGCGCCGCAGAGCGCGCGGCCCTCGTCCGAGTCGTAGGGCAGGCCCATGGTCATGAGCAGGCCGCCGATATTGGCATAGCCGAGGCCCAGGGTGCGGTAGGCGTAGGAGAGCTCCGCGATCTCCCGGGACGGGAACTGCGCCATCAGCACCGAGATTTCGAGAACGACGGTCCAGAGGCGGCAGGCATGCTCGAAGGCGTCCGCGTCGAAGCGCTTGGCCGCCCGGTCATAGAACTGGAGCAGGTTCGCGGAGGCGAGGTTGCACGCCGTGTCGTCCAGGAACATGTATTCCGAGCACGGGTTCGACGCCCGGATCCGGCCGCCTGCGGGGCAGGTGTGCCAGTCGTTCATGGTGGTGTTGAAGTGCAGGCCCGGATCGGCGGAGGCCCAGGCGGCGTAGCCGATCTGCTCCCACAGGTCGCGGGCCTTCACGGACTTGGCCACCTTGCCGTCGATGCGGCGGATGAGGTTCCAGTCGCCGTCCTTCTCGACCGCGCGCAGGAAGTCGTCGGCGATCGAGACCGAGTTGTTGGAGTTCTGGCCCGAGACCGTGAGATAGGCCTCCGAATCCCAGTCGGTGTCGTAGATCGGGAAGTCGATGTCCGTGTAGCCCTGGCGCGCGAACTGGATGACGCGCTTGATGTAGTTGTCCGGAACCTGCATCCGGCGGGCCTGCTTGATCTCCTTCTTCAGCGCCGGGTTCTTCTCCGGGTCGAAGCAGGCGTCGCCCTCCGCCTCGCAGTTCACGCAGGCCTTCATGATGGCCTTGAGGTGCTTGGCGGCGATCTTGGATCCGGTGACCAGGGCGGCGACCTTCTGCTCCTCCTTCACCTTCCAGTCGATGTAGGCCTCGATGTCCGGATGGTCGACGTCGACCACCACCATCTTGGC is a genomic window containing:
- a CDS encoding vitamin B12-dependent ribonucleotide reductase; this translates as MRIERRYTTSGQSPYSSLAFRLATSEIRNPDGSVVFKLDNIEVPETWSQVACDVLAQKYFRKAGVPARLKRVEENDVPSWLWRSVPDEAALAELPENERYGSETSSKQVFDRLAGCWTYWGWKGGYFSSEEDAQAFYDELRYMLANQMVAPNSPQWFNTGLHWAYGIDGPGQGHYYVDYRTGKLTKSKSAYEHPQPHACFIQSVEDDLVNEGGIMDLWVREARLFKYGSGTGSNFSKLRGEGEKLSGGGRSSGLMSFLKIGDRAAGAIKSGGTTRRAAKMVVVDVDHPDIEAYIDWKVKEEQKVAALVTGSKIAAKHLKAIMKACVNCEAEGDACFDPEKNPALKKEIKQARRMQVPDNYIKRVIQFARQGYTDIDFPIYDTDWDSEAYLTVSGQNSNNSVSIADDFLRAVEKDGDWNLIRRIDGKVAKSVKARDLWEQIGYAAWASADPGLHFNTTMNDWHTCPAGGRIRASNPCSEYMFLDDTACNLASANLLQFYDRAAKRFDADAFEHACRLWTVVLEISVLMAQFPSREIAELSYAYRTLGLGYANIGGLLMTMGLPYDSDEGRALCGAITAIMTGVSYATSAEMAGELGPFPEYAKNAKHMLRVIRNHRRAAHGLSEGYEGLSVNPVPLDHAACPDRDLVDHARRAWDRALELGEKHGYRNAQATVIAPTGTIGLVMDCDTTGIEPDFALVKFKKLAGGGYFKIINRAVPDALRALGYRESEIAEIEAYAVGHGSMRQAPAVNPGSLAAKGFTPEKIDAVEKGLKSAFDIKFVFNRWTLGEDFLTQTLKVPADRLNDPSFDLLAFLGFSKADVEAANIHICGAMTLEGAPHLKREHYPVFDCANPCGKIGKRYLSVESHIRMMAAAQPFISGAISKTINMPNDATVEDCKNAYMLSWKLALKANALYRDGSKLSQPLNAALIADEEEDAEDAAETLAALPAAAKAANLSEKIVEKVIERVVAVREREKMPDRRKGYTQKAVVGGHKVYLRTGEYDDGRLGEIFIDMHKEGAAFRAMMNNFAIAISLGLQYGVPLEEYVEAFTFTRFEPAGFVQGNERIKSATSILDYVFRELAVSYLGRNDLAHVDPSEAGPTTIGQGEAQSKAPEPAPAAAIVSRGFTRGTVDRLMLIPGGGGAAQRTGTGPATVGANALKSELAQPAPQERQVGEADMARLAFSPPATSPSLADRRAEAKMKGYVGEACPECANFTLVRNGTCLKCDTCGSTTGCS